One window of the Triticum dicoccoides isolate Atlit2015 ecotype Zavitan chromosome 3B, WEW_v2.0, whole genome shotgun sequence genome contains the following:
- the LOC119277140 gene encoding ubiquitin carboxyl-terminal hydrolase 13-like isoform X5, whose protein sequence is MTMVTPRAPEPPPQDQDEEMLVPQQEVEVFEGPQPMEESMPAVDNESLPDASTSRFTWKIESISKHSGRKTHSDIFMVGGYSWRVLIFPTGNNVNHLSMYLDVADAKSLPIGWSRSAQFSLAVINQLDSKHSVRKEVTHTFNSRESDWGFTSFMPLIDLYDPSKGYIVNDQCIIEAEVAVRKIVDYWNYDSKNETGYVGLKNQGATCYMNSLLQTLYHIPYFRKAVYHMPTVDTPSGSIPLALQSLFYRLQHGDNSISTKELTKSFGWDSYESFMQHDVQELNRVLCEKLEDKMKGTIVEGTIQKLFEGHHMNYIECIGVDYKSTRKESFYDLALDVKGCLDVYASFDKYVAVEMLDGDNKYQSEKYGLQDAKKGMLFIDFPPVLQLQLKRFEYDHARDIMVKINDRYEFPLQLDLDRDDGKYLSPEADRSVRNLYTLHSVLVHSGGVSGGHYYAFIRPTLSNQWYKFDDERVTKEDLKRALEEQYGGEEELPHTNPGLNMNPLKFTKYSNAYMLVYIRESDKEKIVCDLEETDINEDLKTRLRKEDEDKENKKKEKAEAHMFTTFKVARDHDLAAQIGRDMFFDLVDYEKIHPIRVLKDMPFNQVKEEFSKEFGIPVHSQRFWWWSKRQNHTYRPTRPLTQQEESYTVGQLKDAAIRMNSSELRLYLEVVQENHLTLASRTNDDILLFFKLYDPEKEELRYVGNLLLKASSTPSDIVPKLNEIAGFQPDEDIELYEEIKFEPNIMCEPVDCDVSFSLNQIADGDILCYQKRCSLDQHRHPNVSSFFEYVHNRQVVHFRLLEKPKQDDFSLELSKRSTYDDVVEKVAQHLGMDDPSKLRLTQHIPHLQQPKHQYIKYRSIDHLSDMLLLRNPNQMSDILYYEILDIPLPELQGLITLRVAFHQATPNEVLFHIIRLPKGSTYSDLIDDLKSRVQLSRSDAELRLFQVNNNKIWKVYQPTEKIDAVHDPNVPLHVEEIPEVEKSAGPRDRLVHVVHFFKDNQHIQYYGVPFFFLIREGEALSDIKVRIQKKFEVPDEQFIKWKFAYVAYNRPDYLQDSDIVLSRFQKNIYGPWEQSLGLEHSDMPTKRANQV, encoded by the exons atgACCATGGTGACTCCTCGCGCCCCCGAG CCGCCGCCGCAGGACCAGGACGAGGAGATGCTTGTGCCACAACAGGAAGTGGAGGTCTTCGAGGGGCCGCAGCCGATGGAAG AATCCATGCCAGCTGTTGACAATGAAAGTTTGCCTGATGCATCAACTTCCAGATTTACATGGAAGATCGAAAGTATATCCAAGCACAGTGGTAGAAAAACCCACTCTGATATTTTTATGGTTGGGGGTTACAGCTG GCGAGTGTTGATTTTCCCCACAGGAAACAATGTAAATCACCTTTCGATGTATCTGGATGTTGCTGATGCCAAGTCTTTACCTATTGGCTGGAGTAGGAGTGCCCAATTTAGCCTTGCTGTGATCAACCAATTAGACAGCAAGCACTCAGTAAGAAAAG AAGTAACACATACATTTAATTCTCGAGAAAGTGATTGGGGTTTTACATCCTTTATGCCTTTAATTGATCTATATGATCCTAGTAAAGGTTATATTGTGAACGATCAATGCATCATTGAAGCTGAGGTTGCTGTGCGTAAAATTGTGGATTACTGGAACTACGACTCAAAAAATGAGACTGGTTATGTTGGTCTCAAGAATCAAGGTGCCACTTGTTACATGAATTCGCTGCTCCAGACACTCTACCATATTCCCTACTTTAGGAAG GCTGTGTACCATATGCCTACTGTCGATACACCTTCAGGGAGCATTCCTTTAGCTTTGCAAAGTCTTTTCTACAGACTTCAGCATGGTGACAATAGTATTTCCACAAAAGAGCTGACTAAATCTTTTGGATGGGATTCCTATGAGTCGTTTATGCAGCATGATGTCCAAGAGTTAAATCGGGTTCTATGTGAAAAGCTGGAAGATAAAATGAAG GGAACTATTGTGGAAGGAACAATACAAAAATTATTTGAAGGTCACCATATGAATTATATTGAGTGCATTGGTGTTGACTACAAATCTACTAGAAAAGAGTCATTCTATG ATCTTGCACTTGATGTCAAGGGCTGCTTGGATGTTTATGCATCTTTTGATAAGTATGTAGCTGTAGAGATGTTGGATGGTGATAATAAGTATCAGTCTGAAAAATACGGCCTGCAG GATGCCAAAAAAGGGATGCTTTTTATTGATTTCCCTCCAGTTCTGCAACTTCAACTGAAGCGGTTTGAATATGATCATGCACGGGATATAATGGTTAAG ATAAACGACCGTTATGAGTTCCCACTTCAGTTGGATCTTGACAGAGATGACGGGAAATATCTCTCTCCAGAAGCTGATAGGAGTGTGCGCAACCTCTATACTCTTCACAG TGTGCTAGTTCACAGTGGTGGAGTTAGTGGTGGACACTACTATGCCTTCATCCGCCCTACCCTTTCTAATCAATG GTACAAGTTCGATGATGAACGAGTGACAAAAGAAGACCTGAAACGGGCGTTGGAGGAGCAGTATGGTGGCGAGGAAGAG CTCCCCCATACTAATCCTGGACTGAATATGAACCCACTTAAATTTACTAAGTATTCAAATGCTTACATGCTGGTGTACATACGTGAAAGTGACAAAGAGAAAATTGTTTGTGATTTGGAAGAGACAGACATCAATGAAGACCTTAAG ACTAGGCTAAGAAAGGAAGACGAAGACAAGGAGAACAAGAAAAAAGAGAAAGCTGAGGCTCACATGTTCACCACATTTAAG GTGGCCAGAGATCATGATTTGGCAGCACAAATTGGACGAGACATGTTTTTTGATCTTGTGGATTATGAAAAAATTCATCCTATCCGTGTACTTAAAGACATGCCATTCAACCAGGTTAAG GAGGAGTTCTCGAAAGAATTTGGTATCCCCGTCCACTCCCAGAGATTTTGGTGGTGGTCTAAGCGGCAGAACCATACTTACAGGCCCACTCGGCCATTAACACAACAGGAGGAATCATATACT GTTGGACAGCTTAAAGATGCAGCAATTCGAATGAACAGTTCTGAATTGAGGTTGTACTTGGAGGTTGTACAG GAGAATCATTTGACTCTTGCTTCGAGGACAAATGATGATATTTTGCTTTTCTTCAAGCTCTATGACCCTGAAAAAGAAGAACTAAG ATATGTTGGGAATCTTCTCTTGAAAGCATCAAGTACGCCATCTGATATAGTGCCAAAATTGAATGAGATAGCAGGATTTCAGCCTGATGAAGACATTGAGTTGTACGAG GAAATAAAATTTGAGCCAAATATTATGTGTGAACCAGTTGACTGTGATGTTTCCTTCAGTTTAAACCAG ATTGCAGATGGAGACATATTGTGCTACCAAAAACGTTGTTCTCTGGACCAACACCGACATCCCAATGTATCTTCTTTCTTTGAATATGTCCATAATAGACAG GTTGTGCACTTCAGATTGCTTGAAAAGCCAAAACAAGATGACTTCTCTCTAGAACT ATCAAAACGTTCCACATATGATGATGTTGTTGAGAAAGTTGCACAACATCTTGGTATGGATGATCCTTCAAAACTCCGCCTTACTCAGCACATCCCTCATTTACAGCAACCGAAACATCAATACATCAAGTATAGAAGTATTGATCATCTTTCGGACATGTTACTTTTACGTAACCCCAATCAG ATGTCTGACATTTTATATTATGAAATACTGGACATTCCTTTGCCAGAACTTCAAGGTCTGATAACATTGAGAGTTGCTTTTCACCAAGCTACACCTAATGAG GTGCTGTTTCACATTATACGATTGCCAAAGGGTAGCACTTATTCTGATTTGATCGACGACTTAAAATCAAGG GTTCAGCTATCTCGAAGTGATGCTGAGCTTAGGCTATTTCAGGTCAACAATAACAAGATATGGAAG GTGTACCAGCCTACTGAGAAAATAGATGCAGTTCATGATCCAAATGTACCTCTTCATGTTGAGGAG ATTCCTGAAGTAGAGAAAAGTGCCGGTCCGCGAGACCGTTTGGTTCATGTCGTCCACTTCTTCAAAGATAACcag CACATTCAATACTATGGAGTGCCATTCTTCTTCCTTATTCGTGAGGGCGAGGCTTTGTCAGAtatcaaagtgcgcattcagaagaaaTTTGAGGTTCCAGACGAGCAGTTTATTAAG TGGAAATTTGCTTATGTTGCCTACAATCGCCCGGATTACCTCCAAGATTCAGATATTGTGTTGAGCCGATTCCAG AAAAACATTTATGGACCATGGGAACAATCCCTAGGACTGGAGCACTCAGACATGCCCACCAAAAGGGCCAATCAG GTCTAA
- the LOC119277140 gene encoding ubiquitin carboxyl-terminal hydrolase 13-like isoform X4 — MTMVTPRAPEPPPQDQDEEMLVPQQEVEVFEGPQPMEESMPAVDNESLPDASTSRFTWKIESISKHSGRKTHSDIFMVGGYSWRVLIFPTGNNVNHLSMYLDVADAKSLPIGWSRSAQFSLAVINQLDSKHSVRKEVTHTFNSRESDWGFTSFMPLIDLYDPSKGYIVNDQCIIEAEVAVRKIVDYWNYDSKNETGYVGLKNQGATCYMNSLLQTLYHIPYFRKAVYHMPTVDTPSGSIPLALQSLFYRLQHGDNSISTKELTKSFGWDSYESFMQHDVQELNRVLCEKLEDKMKGTIVEGTIQKLFEGHHMNYIECIGVDYKSTRKESFYDLALDVKGCLDVYASFDKYVAVEMLDGDNKYQSEKYGLQDAKKGMLFIDFPPVLQLQLKRFEYDHARDIMVKINDRYEFPLQLDLDRDDGKYLSPEADRSVRNLYTLHSVLVHSGGVSGGHYYAFIRPTLSNQWYKFDDERVTKEDLKRALEEQYGGEEELPHTNPGLNMNPLKFTKYSNAYMLVYIRESDKEKIVCDLEETDINEDLKTRLRKEDEDKENKKKEKAEAHMFTTFKVARDHDLAAQIGRDMFFDLVDYEKIHPIRVLKDMPFNQVKEEFSKEFGIPVHSQRFWWWSKRQNHTYRPTRPLTQQEESYTVGQLKDAAIRMNSSELRLYLEVVQENHLTLASRTNDDILLFFKLYDPEKEELRYVGNLLLKASSTPSDIVPKLNEIAGFQPDEDIELYEEIKFEPNIMCEPVDCDVSFSLNQIADGDILCYQKRCSLDQHRHPNVSSFFEYVHNRQVVHFRLLEKPKQDDFSLELSKRSTYDDVVEKVAQHLGMDDPSKLRLTQHIPHLQQPKHQYIKYRSIDHLSDMLLLRNPNQMSDILYYEILDIPLPELQGLITLRVAFHQATPNEVLFHIIRLPKGSTYSDLIDDLKSRVQLSRSDAELRLFQVNNNKIWKVYQPTEKIDAVHDPNVPLHVEEIPEVEKSAGPRDRLVHVVHFFKDNQHIQYYGVPFFFLIREGEALSDIKVRIQKKFEVPDEQFIKWKFAYVAYNRPDYLQDSDIVLSRFQQKNIYGPWEQSLGLEHSDMPTKRANQV, encoded by the exons atgACCATGGTGACTCCTCGCGCCCCCGAG CCGCCGCCGCAGGACCAGGACGAGGAGATGCTTGTGCCACAACAGGAAGTGGAGGTCTTCGAGGGGCCGCAGCCGATGGAAG AATCCATGCCAGCTGTTGACAATGAAAGTTTGCCTGATGCATCAACTTCCAGATTTACATGGAAGATCGAAAGTATATCCAAGCACAGTGGTAGAAAAACCCACTCTGATATTTTTATGGTTGGGGGTTACAGCTG GCGAGTGTTGATTTTCCCCACAGGAAACAATGTAAATCACCTTTCGATGTATCTGGATGTTGCTGATGCCAAGTCTTTACCTATTGGCTGGAGTAGGAGTGCCCAATTTAGCCTTGCTGTGATCAACCAATTAGACAGCAAGCACTCAGTAAGAAAAG AAGTAACACATACATTTAATTCTCGAGAAAGTGATTGGGGTTTTACATCCTTTATGCCTTTAATTGATCTATATGATCCTAGTAAAGGTTATATTGTGAACGATCAATGCATCATTGAAGCTGAGGTTGCTGTGCGTAAAATTGTGGATTACTGGAACTACGACTCAAAAAATGAGACTGGTTATGTTGGTCTCAAGAATCAAGGTGCCACTTGTTACATGAATTCGCTGCTCCAGACACTCTACCATATTCCCTACTTTAGGAAG GCTGTGTACCATATGCCTACTGTCGATACACCTTCAGGGAGCATTCCTTTAGCTTTGCAAAGTCTTTTCTACAGACTTCAGCATGGTGACAATAGTATTTCCACAAAAGAGCTGACTAAATCTTTTGGATGGGATTCCTATGAGTCGTTTATGCAGCATGATGTCCAAGAGTTAAATCGGGTTCTATGTGAAAAGCTGGAAGATAAAATGAAG GGAACTATTGTGGAAGGAACAATACAAAAATTATTTGAAGGTCACCATATGAATTATATTGAGTGCATTGGTGTTGACTACAAATCTACTAGAAAAGAGTCATTCTATG ATCTTGCACTTGATGTCAAGGGCTGCTTGGATGTTTATGCATCTTTTGATAAGTATGTAGCTGTAGAGATGTTGGATGGTGATAATAAGTATCAGTCTGAAAAATACGGCCTGCAG GATGCCAAAAAAGGGATGCTTTTTATTGATTTCCCTCCAGTTCTGCAACTTCAACTGAAGCGGTTTGAATATGATCATGCACGGGATATAATGGTTAAG ATAAACGACCGTTATGAGTTCCCACTTCAGTTGGATCTTGACAGAGATGACGGGAAATATCTCTCTCCAGAAGCTGATAGGAGTGTGCGCAACCTCTATACTCTTCACAG TGTGCTAGTTCACAGTGGTGGAGTTAGTGGTGGACACTACTATGCCTTCATCCGCCCTACCCTTTCTAATCAATG GTACAAGTTCGATGATGAACGAGTGACAAAAGAAGACCTGAAACGGGCGTTGGAGGAGCAGTATGGTGGCGAGGAAGAG CTCCCCCATACTAATCCTGGACTGAATATGAACCCACTTAAATTTACTAAGTATTCAAATGCTTACATGCTGGTGTACATACGTGAAAGTGACAAAGAGAAAATTGTTTGTGATTTGGAAGAGACAGACATCAATGAAGACCTTAAG ACTAGGCTAAGAAAGGAAGACGAAGACAAGGAGAACAAGAAAAAAGAGAAAGCTGAGGCTCACATGTTCACCACATTTAAG GTGGCCAGAGATCATGATTTGGCAGCACAAATTGGACGAGACATGTTTTTTGATCTTGTGGATTATGAAAAAATTCATCCTATCCGTGTACTTAAAGACATGCCATTCAACCAGGTTAAG GAGGAGTTCTCGAAAGAATTTGGTATCCCCGTCCACTCCCAGAGATTTTGGTGGTGGTCTAAGCGGCAGAACCATACTTACAGGCCCACTCGGCCATTAACACAACAGGAGGAATCATATACT GTTGGACAGCTTAAAGATGCAGCAATTCGAATGAACAGTTCTGAATTGAGGTTGTACTTGGAGGTTGTACAG GAGAATCATTTGACTCTTGCTTCGAGGACAAATGATGATATTTTGCTTTTCTTCAAGCTCTATGACCCTGAAAAAGAAGAACTAAG ATATGTTGGGAATCTTCTCTTGAAAGCATCAAGTACGCCATCTGATATAGTGCCAAAATTGAATGAGATAGCAGGATTTCAGCCTGATGAAGACATTGAGTTGTACGAG GAAATAAAATTTGAGCCAAATATTATGTGTGAACCAGTTGACTGTGATGTTTCCTTCAGTTTAAACCAG ATTGCAGATGGAGACATATTGTGCTACCAAAAACGTTGTTCTCTGGACCAACACCGACATCCCAATGTATCTTCTTTCTTTGAATATGTCCATAATAGACAG GTTGTGCACTTCAGATTGCTTGAAAAGCCAAAACAAGATGACTTCTCTCTAGAACT ATCAAAACGTTCCACATATGATGATGTTGTTGAGAAAGTTGCACAACATCTTGGTATGGATGATCCTTCAAAACTCCGCCTTACTCAGCACATCCCTCATTTACAGCAACCGAAACATCAATACATCAAGTATAGAAGTATTGATCATCTTTCGGACATGTTACTTTTACGTAACCCCAATCAG ATGTCTGACATTTTATATTATGAAATACTGGACATTCCTTTGCCAGAACTTCAAGGTCTGATAACATTGAGAGTTGCTTTTCACCAAGCTACACCTAATGAG GTGCTGTTTCACATTATACGATTGCCAAAGGGTAGCACTTATTCTGATTTGATCGACGACTTAAAATCAAGG GTTCAGCTATCTCGAAGTGATGCTGAGCTTAGGCTATTTCAGGTCAACAATAACAAGATATGGAAG GTGTACCAGCCTACTGAGAAAATAGATGCAGTTCATGATCCAAATGTACCTCTTCATGTTGAGGAG ATTCCTGAAGTAGAGAAAAGTGCCGGTCCGCGAGACCGTTTGGTTCATGTCGTCCACTTCTTCAAAGATAACcag CACATTCAATACTATGGAGTGCCATTCTTCTTCCTTATTCGTGAGGGCGAGGCTTTGTCAGAtatcaaagtgcgcattcagaagaaaTTTGAGGTTCCAGACGAGCAGTTTATTAAG TGGAAATTTGCTTATGTTGCCTACAATCGCCCGGATTACCTCCAAGATTCAGATATTGTGTTGAGCCGATTCCAG CAGAAAAACATTTATGGACCATGGGAACAATCCCTAGGACTGGAGCACTCAGACATGCCCACCAAAAGGGCCAATCAG GTCTAA